The Methanohalophilus levihalophilus genome has a segment encoding these proteins:
- the pyrB gene encoding aspartate carbamoyltransferase, translating to MMFKGTHIISMKDFSRDMIDHVLDVAEQLEHIASNKEQSDILAGKVLAVLFFEPSTRTRMSFETAIMRLGGNVLNLGSVDASSIAKGETLADTIRVVAGYANAIVLRHPMEGAAKLASEFSPVPILNAGDGAGHHPTQTFLDLYTIKRESHLEGLQIALAGDLKYGRTVHSLCYALSHYGAEITLVSPDELRMPEEIINDLKSRGLKVTETDSMESAIEDIDVLYMTRVQKERFPDAAEYHKVANRLKITPELLENARPEIKIMHPLPRTTEIDPGVDSTPHACYFQQSFYGVPVRMALLALVMGAME from the coding sequence ATGATGTTTAAAGGCACTCATATCATATCCATGAAAGATTTCTCCCGGGATATGATAGATCATGTTCTTGACGTGGCTGAACAACTGGAGCATATTGCCAGCAACAAAGAACAGTCCGACATATTGGCCGGAAAGGTTCTTGCAGTGTTGTTTTTCGAACCAAGTACGCGTACCCGAATGTCTTTTGAAACTGCTATCATGAGACTTGGGGGCAACGTGCTAAATCTTGGTTCAGTAGATGCAAGTTCAATTGCAAAAGGGGAAACCCTTGCGGATACCATCAGGGTCGTTGCGGGATATGCCAATGCCATAGTGCTACGCCACCCCATGGAAGGTGCTGCAAAACTTGCTTCTGAATTCTCTCCTGTTCCGATTCTCAATGCAGGTGACGGAGCAGGACATCATCCAACGCAGACATTCCTTGATCTTTACACAATCAAAAGGGAAAGCCATCTTGAGGGCCTGCAAATTGCTCTTGCGGGAGATCTCAAGTATGGACGCACAGTTCATTCACTCTGCTACGCTCTTTCACACTACGGAGCAGAAATAACTCTTGTTTCTCCGGATGAATTACGTATGCCGGAGGAAATCATCAATGATCTAAAAAGCCGTGGGCTTAAGGTAACAGAAACGGATTCCATGGAATCTGCGATAGAAGACATTGATGTCCTGTACATGACAAGAGTCCAGAAAGAGCGTTTTCCTGATGCTGCAGAGTATCACAAAGTTGCAAACCGGTTGAAAATAACTCCCGAACTGCTTGAAAATGCCCGTCCGGAAATAAAGATCATGCATCCCCTGCCACGCACAACAGAAATCGATCCGGGTGTTGATTCAACTCCACATGCCTGCTATTTCCAGCAGTCTTTCTATGGTGTCCCGGTTAGAATGGCACTGCTTGCGCTTGTAATGGGGGCGATGGAATGA
- the mptA gene encoding GTP cyclohydrolase MptA, with product MELPVLELPDVQATKPKIPINLTRVGVTDVKKLVEIKRKDKRPIVLISVFDIFVDLPSDRKGANLSRNFEAIDEVLEKAINLPVYEIEELCSDVAKNLLTRHEYATQAEVRMKSEYVVKRESPVKKMECQEVVDIFAEAIAIRKEDDSIDVEKLIGSEVLGMTACPCAQEIMREKAANILKELEVEPHTISKFLQTMPMPTHNQRGRGIISVKTRGDVKVSLDEIIHIIENSMSSSIVELLKREDEAFVVETAHRNPKFVEDCVRTMARNVIDKFDYLPDDAVITIKQINEESIHRHNAFAERVAEFGDLKKEISQG from the coding sequence ATGGAACTTCCAGTGCTAGAATTACCTGATGTACAGGCAACCAAACCAAAGATCCCCATAAACCTCACCCGCGTCGGTGTAACTGATGTCAAAAAACTTGTGGAAATAAAAAGAAAGGACAAACGTCCCATCGTACTTATCTCTGTTTTTGACATTTTTGTGGATCTGCCTTCTGACAGGAAAGGAGCAAACCTTTCCAGAAATTTTGAGGCAATAGATGAAGTCCTTGAAAAAGCTATCAACTTACCTGTTTACGAAATTGAAGAACTCTGCAGCGATGTCGCTAAAAACCTTCTTACAAGACATGAATACGCCACCCAGGCAGAAGTTCGAATGAAAAGCGAATATGTCGTGAAAAGGGAATCACCCGTCAAAAAAATGGAATGTCAGGAAGTCGTGGATATTTTTGCCGAAGCAATTGCAATTCGCAAAGAAGATGACTCAATTGACGTGGAAAAACTCATCGGTTCAGAAGTTCTCGGAATGACTGCATGCCCATGCGCCCAGGAAATTATGCGTGAAAAGGCAGCAAATATTCTCAAGGAACTTGAAGTCGAACCACATACCATCTCAAAATTCCTGCAAACTATGCCTATGCCAACACATAACCAGCGTGGTAGGGGAATTATTTCTGTAAAGACTCGTGGAGACGTTAAAGTCTCACTTGATGAAATAATTCACATTATCGAAAATTCCATGAGTTCAAGTATCGTTGAGCTACTGAAACGTGAAGATGAAGCGTTTGTGGTGGAAACTGCTCACAGAAATCCAAAATTTGTAGAAGACTGCGTGCGCACCATGGCAAGGAATGTTATTGACAAATTCGATTACCTGCCTGATGATGCAGTCATTACAATCAAGCAGATCAATGAAGAAAGCATACACCGCCACAATGCATTTGCGGAAAGGGTTGCAGAATTTGGCGATCTGAAAAAGGAAATCTCACAGGGATGA
- a CDS encoding type II toxin-antitoxin system PemK/MazF family toxin produces MARTISKGDVVVIPFPYTDLSATKTRPVLVTAYPRGTNVIVCQVTSQMARDDEYAVALNPVDFEEGSLPVASLVKTNMIMTLDVNKIQAKAGVLKEKKIREIEERIIQVFTA; encoded by the coding sequence ATGGCAAGAACAATTTCAAAAGGTGATGTGGTAGTAATACCATTTCCCTACACAGACCTTTCGGCCACAAAAACCCGTCCAGTGTTAGTAACTGCATACCCAAGAGGCACAAACGTGATAGTATGTCAGGTAACAAGTCAGATGGCACGCGATGACGAATATGCAGTGGCCCTGAATCCGGTAGATTTCGAGGAAGGATCGTTACCTGTCGCCAGTCTGGTCAAAACAAATATGATAATGACGCTGGACGTAAACAAAATCCAAGCAAAAGCAGGGGTTTTGAAAGAAAAGAAAATACGGGAAATCGAAGAGAGAATTATTCAGGTGTTTACCGCCTGA
- the argB gene encoding acetylglutamate kinase: MSDLPDCQIEKVLIEALPYIRDFYGSYMVIKVGGHAIIDPDVMSAIVEDLVLLRYVGIHPIIVHGGGPEITEKMEKFGKKPEFIGGLRITDDETVEIARMVLVGNINTRLVSLIGKHGGKGVGLSGKDGKMIIARKKPTQKVLIEDKEHSVDLGWVGDTEIVNPELIYILTEKGYIPVISPIAMDSEGNALNINADTVAGDIAKALHAKKLVLMTDVPGVLKDPSDKSTRISRVQVSEIEDMISEGILGGGMIPKMRSAANSVENGVERVHIIDGSVAHSLLLELFTNRGIGTMVY; encoded by the coding sequence ATGTCAGACCTTCCTGATTGCCAGATTGAAAAAGTTTTGATAGAGGCTTTGCCATATATTCGGGATTTTTATGGCTCATATATGGTCATCAAGGTAGGCGGCCATGCAATTATAGATCCTGACGTGATGAGTGCGATTGTAGAGGATCTTGTGCTTCTTCGCTATGTTGGCATCCATCCGATAATCGTGCACGGGGGCGGCCCGGAAATAACCGAAAAAATGGAGAAGTTTGGCAAGAAACCCGAGTTCATCGGCGGACTCCGTATCACCGATGATGAAACCGTGGAAATTGCGCGGATGGTGCTTGTCGGAAACATAAATACACGTCTTGTATCACTTATCGGAAAGCATGGAGGCAAAGGTGTCGGCCTTTCAGGTAAGGACGGGAAAATGATAATTGCCCGTAAAAAACCCACCCAGAAAGTACTGATAGAAGACAAGGAGCACAGCGTGGATCTTGGATGGGTGGGAGATACCGAAATTGTAAACCCTGAATTGATCTATATCCTTACCGAGAAAGGATATATTCCTGTGATTTCACCAATTGCTATGGACAGCGAAGGCAATGCTCTCAATATCAATGCTGACACCGTAGCCGGTGATATAGCCAAGGCCCTTCATGCCAAGAAACTGGTTTTAATGACAGACGTGCCGGGTGTTCTAAAAGACCCCTCCGATAAATCCACCCGTATCTCAAGAGTCCAAGTATCTGAAATTGAGGATATGATTTCAGAAGGAATACTTGGTGGCGGAATGATCCCCAAGATGCGCAGCGCTGCAAACAGTGTTGAAAACGGCGTGGAACGTGTGCATATTATAGATGGAAGTGTTGCTCACTCCCTGTTGCTTGAGCTCTTCACAAACCGCGGAATCGGGACTATGGTTTATTGA
- the recQ gene encoding DNA helicase RecQ has product MYQELKQHFGFDGFRLYQEDAINDLISGRDVLVLMPTGGGKSLCYQLPAVLLEGVAVVVSPLISLMKDQVDSLNSKGIKAAYLNSTLDASESRQVMNDFREGNIRILYVAPERLVMPSTLKLLDSANISLFAVDEAHCISEWGNDFRPEYRRLGMLRTRFPDVPMIALTATATPAVREDIKKQLRMRSASTYVSSFNRPNLNYEIIHSTNPLSGIVNYLKKHTSDSGIIYCPTRNTAEETASRLKSRGFNATSYHAGLSDDTRARRQDAFLKGKVRIVVATVAFGMGVDKPDVRFVIHYCPPQNLESYYQQTGRGGRDGLPCDCLLFLSGKDWHRLRYFIDRMESHRERDVAFSKLQQMMRYCEATKCRRRLLLEYFGESMEEDCGTCDVCQSPPSLNDATEQAQILINCVKEVRQQFGINHVIDIIGGSRSQKIIKYSHHRLRSYGKGSGIPKTVWKDMAREMIGHGMLEVRGSRYPILKMNQKSRDILSGKCSVQLKSLPSGTAIPTKPAPETKIQRRDPTELFDRLKALRTSVARKGKVKPYVVFADTSLRQMTTDLPETPEQMLKLTGVGEKRMQKYGDLFLSEIDNYRMETLSS; this is encoded by the coding sequence ATGTATCAGGAGCTAAAACAGCATTTTGGTTTTGATGGTTTCCGCCTGTATCAGGAAGATGCTATTAATGACTTGATTTCAGGCAGGGATGTTCTGGTTTTGATGCCTACCGGTGGGGGTAAATCACTTTGTTACCAGCTTCCCGCTGTTCTTCTTGAGGGGGTGGCTGTGGTGGTATCCCCTTTAATTTCCCTAATGAAAGATCAGGTGGACAGCCTGAATTCCAAAGGAATCAAAGCTGCTTACCTCAACAGCACACTTGATGCTTCTGAATCCAGGCAGGTCATGAATGATTTTCGTGAAGGAAATATCCGGATTCTCTATGTCGCACCTGAACGTCTTGTTATGCCCTCCACTCTCAAGCTGCTTGATTCCGCCAATATAAGTCTCTTTGCAGTTGATGAAGCACATTGTATTTCTGAGTGGGGAAATGATTTCAGGCCGGAATACAGACGATTGGGGATGTTGCGTACTCGTTTTCCTGATGTTCCTATGATAGCGCTAACAGCAACTGCCACACCCGCAGTTCGCGAGGACATAAAAAAGCAGCTTAGGATGCGCTCTGCTTCAACGTATGTATCAAGCTTTAATCGTCCGAATCTCAATTACGAAATAATCCACTCCACGAATCCACTTTCAGGAATCGTAAATTATCTGAAAAAGCACACATCTGATTCAGGAATAATTTACTGCCCCACAAGGAATACGGCCGAAGAAACCGCTTCAAGGCTCAAATCAAGGGGATTTAATGCAACTTCGTATCACGCTGGTCTTTCCGATGATACAAGAGCTAGGCGTCAGGACGCCTTCCTGAAGGGCAAGGTCCGCATAGTGGTGGCAACAGTTGCTTTTGGCATGGGTGTGGACAAGCCCGACGTGAGGTTTGTTATACACTACTGCCCTCCTCAAAACCTTGAGAGCTATTACCAGCAGACCGGCCGTGGCGGTCGTGACGGGCTGCCATGTGATTGTCTCCTTTTCCTCAGCGGGAAGGACTGGCATCGTTTAAGGTATTTTATAGACCGGATGGAATCTCATCGGGAAAGGGATGTGGCATTCTCTAAACTGCAACAGATGATGCGCTATTGCGAGGCAACCAAATGCCGCAGACGTCTTCTTCTGGAGTATTTCGGGGAAAGCATGGAAGAGGATTGTGGAACCTGTGATGTTTGCCAGAGTCCCCCAAGTCTCAATGATGCGACTGAGCAGGCCCAAATATTGATTAATTGTGTAAAAGAGGTTCGGCAACAGTTCGGGATAAATCATGTTATCGATATCATTGGTGGTTCAAGATCCCAGAAAATAATAAAATATTCTCATCACAGGCTCAGATCCTATGGAAAAGGATCAGGAATTCCCAAAACCGTATGGAAAGATATGGCTCGGGAAATGATTGGTCATGGGATGCTTGAAGTCAGGGGTTCGAGATATCCGATTCTAAAAATGAACCAGAAAAGCCGTGACATACTATCTGGTAAGTGTTCAGTACAACTCAAAAGTCTTCCTTCAGGAACAGCAATACCTACTAAACCAGCTCCTGAGACTAAAATCCAGAGGCGTGATCCGACTGAGCTTTTTGACAGGCTGAAAGCCCTCAGGACATCTGTTGCCCGGAAGGGAAAGGTCAAACCATATGTGGTTTTTGCAGATACGAGTTTGAGGCAGATGACTACTGATCTCCCAGAAACCCCTGAACAGATGCTGAAACTTACAGGTGTAGGGGAAAAGAGAATGCAAAAATATGGGGATCTTTTTCTCTCTGAAATCGATAATTATCGCATGGAAACTCTTAGCTCATAA
- a CDS encoding A24 family peptidase C-terminal domain-containing protein encodes MIEEIKILLCMPFLIYACYSDIKSRRVINQVWIVMLAVFSPFILYEIITNGLSHLLMIGISFTIIFVFVYILFYLGAFGGADAKALMTLAIIFPIYPEIMFAGYVFPLEGIPVVSLFTMTLFGNSVLLTVIVPLGLFLHNLTRPNLSETLKKPYFMFIGYRCDVDKLEELKHVRLLEVMEEKDGEVKTKYSRGGGTIDEETIHTIQSYADSGKIGKKVWVTPGLPFIIPITAGFLTAIFYGDLIFKIAFLFMS; translated from the coding sequence ATGATAGAGGAAATCAAAATCCTGCTTTGCATGCCCTTTTTGATTTATGCATGTTACTCCGACATCAAGAGTAGAAGGGTAATAAACCAGGTCTGGATTGTAATGCTGGCCGTATTTTCCCCATTCATCCTCTATGAAATCATAACCAATGGCCTTTCACACCTCTTAATGATAGGGATTTCATTTACTATCATTTTTGTATTTGTATACATACTGTTTTACCTGGGGGCTTTCGGAGGAGCAGATGCAAAAGCTTTGATGACGCTGGCTATTATTTTCCCTATATACCCCGAAATCATGTTTGCAGGCTACGTGTTCCCGCTGGAAGGAATCCCGGTGGTCAGCCTTTTTACCATGACATTGTTCGGGAATTCCGTGCTTCTCACAGTTATCGTCCCGTTGGGGCTTTTCCTTCATAACCTTACAAGACCAAATCTCTCCGAAACCCTGAAGAAACCCTATTTTATGTTTATTGGATACCGTTGTGATGTTGACAAGCTGGAAGAACTAAAACATGTTCGGCTCCTTGAAGTCATGGAAGAGAAAGATGGAGAAGTCAAAACAAAGTATTCAAGAGGTGGAGGAACTATTGATGAGGAAACCATTCATACAATCCAGTCATACGCAGACAGCGGTAAAATCGGAAAAAAAGTATGGGTTACACCAGGCCTCCCTTTCATAATCCCTATAACCGCAGGATTCCTTACCGCAATATTCTACGGAGATCTTATTTTCAAGATAGCATTCTTGTTTATGAGCTAA
- a CDS encoding non-histone chromosomal MC1 family protein, giving the protein MTSTRNFVLRDEKGNEHGVFTGKQPRQAALKVANRGKGTKSKPQKIMLRERGTKKIHVFLGWRDKVAAPKNKPDWMPDKINKPFVKKEKIIKLDKI; this is encoded by the coding sequence ATGACTAGCACGAGGAATTTCGTATTAAGGGATGAAAAAGGCAACGAACATGGAGTGTTCACCGGAAAGCAGCCAAGGCAGGCAGCATTGAAGGTCGCAAACCGTGGAAAAGGAACCAAGAGCAAGCCACAGAAAATTATGCTTCGCGAAAGGGGTACCAAGAAGATCCACGTCTTCCTCGGATGGAGGGACAAAGTTGCAGCTCCAAAGAACAAACCTGACTGGATGCCTGACAAAATCAACAAGCCCTTTGTAAAGAAAGAGAAAATCATAAAACTGGATAAAATCTAA
- the guaA gene encoding glutamine-hydrolyzing GMP synthase has translation MVKVDKFIPRAIEHIKEAAKGKTIIALSGGVDSSVCAILAHRAIGEHLTPIYIDTGLMRKGETERISEIFGDMNLQVIDAKDRFLEALVGLKDPEEKRKAVGETFIRVFEDEAIELEAEYLIQGTIYPDKIESEGGIKSHHNVGGLPEHIKFKEIVEPIADLYKDEVREVAHALDLPEEICERMPFPGPGLSVRIIGEVTEEKVDVVREANAIVEEELLEKFGPWQTFAAVLGKGTGVKGDLRIHGWIVAVRAVGSRDGMTADAMNLPWETLQKISSRITGEIPSVARVVYDITPKPPATIEFE, from the coding sequence ATGGTAAAAGTGGATAAATTCATACCCCGGGCTATTGAACATATCAAAGAAGCCGCAAAAGGCAAAACTATTATCGCACTCTCAGGAGGAGTGGACAGTTCCGTATGTGCTATTCTTGCACACCGTGCAATCGGTGAGCACCTGACACCTATTTACATAGATACAGGGCTTATGCGAAAAGGAGAAACCGAAAGGATTAGCGAGATTTTTGGTGATATGAACCTTCAGGTCATAGACGCAAAAGATCGATTCCTCGAAGCCCTTGTAGGCTTAAAAGACCCTGAAGAAAAGCGTAAGGCCGTCGGTGAAACATTTATCAGGGTTTTCGAAGACGAGGCCATCGAATTAGAAGCTGAGTACCTCATACAGGGAACCATTTACCCCGATAAGATTGAATCCGAAGGCGGTATAAAGTCCCACCACAACGTTGGAGGGCTGCCTGAGCATATTAAGTTCAAGGAAATCGTAGAACCAATTGCCGACCTCTACAAGGATGAAGTCAGGGAAGTTGCACACGCACTGGATCTTCCTGAGGAAATCTGTGAAAGAATGCCATTCCCGGGCCCGGGTCTTTCCGTAAGGATAATCGGTGAAGTCACAGAAGAAAAAGTAGATGTTGTCAGGGAAGCCAACGCAATTGTTGAGGAAGAATTGCTTGAGAAATTCGGTCCATGGCAGACATTTGCTGCAGTGCTTGGAAAAGGAACAGGCGTTAAAGGAGACCTGAGGATACACGGCTGGATAGTCGCTGTGCGTGCTGTTGGTTCAAGGGACGGTATGACTGCTGATGCTATGAACCTTCCATGGGAAACCCTCCAAAAAATCAGTTCAAGGATTACAGGCGAAATCCCATCCGTAGCAAGGGTTGTCTACGACATCACACCAAAACCACCTGCAACCATTGAGTTTGAATGA
- a CDS encoding AbrB/MazE/SpoVT family DNA-binding domain-containing protein: MKEKGMKMESEKVSGILGLKDVTVSSKGQIVIPKELRKGTFPEGSQAAVIAYADHIEIRPLTYVLEKLECALISEPSFAEEWDTPEEDKAWEDLLDHALEYEQNKK, translated from the coding sequence ATGAAAGAAAAAGGAATGAAAATGGAGAGTGAGAAAGTGTCAGGAATACTGGGGCTTAAGGATGTAACTGTGTCTTCTAAAGGCCAAATAGTCATCCCAAAAGAACTCCGAAAAGGCACGTTCCCGGAAGGCTCACAGGCTGCAGTAATTGCATACGCAGATCATATAGAAATTCGCCCACTCACCTACGTATTAGAAAAATTAGAATGTGCATTAATATCCGAGCCTTCATTTGCAGAAGAGTGGGACACACCAGAGGAAGACAAAGCGTGGGAAGACCTGCTTGACCATGCTCTGGAATACGAACAGAACAAAAAATGA
- a CDS encoding archaeosine biosynthesis radical SAM protein RaSEA — MSTLNDLILDIRERQRIKPSPSNEPAATWTGKDHHEGGVSDTLTIIFRTAGCWWGNIGGCSMCGYVYDKATTPPNTSDLEEQYERALSRADKLDNFILKIFTSGSFLDEKEISEEARILLLQKMAEDKRIIKVIVETRPVFATKDVLKQCTEILGGKPFEIATGLETSSDNIRARSINKGFTFASFEKAALAAKETGTSVKAYLLLKPPFLSEREAIEDILQTIDDVADKAQTISINLCNVQRGTLVEQLWERDQYRPPWLWSIVEILKKGKEKHPELVITSDPVGAGSKRGPRNCRKCSREIADVIRDFSLTQDTAILSKANCECKGLWKTVLELDDRTFGSPIMD, encoded by the coding sequence ATGAGCACATTAAACGATCTTATTCTGGATATCAGGGAGAGGCAAAGGATAAAACCTTCTCCCTCAAATGAACCCGCAGCCACATGGACCGGCAAGGATCATCACGAAGGCGGGGTTTCAGACACACTGACAATTATTTTCCGGACAGCCGGATGCTGGTGGGGAAATATTGGCGGGTGTAGCATGTGTGGCTATGTCTACGACAAAGCAACCACACCTCCAAATACATCTGATCTTGAAGAGCAGTATGAGAGAGCTCTTTCAAGAGCAGACAAACTTGATAATTTCATACTTAAGATCTTTACATCCGGCAGTTTCCTCGATGAAAAGGAAATCAGTGAAGAAGCCCGAATACTATTGTTGCAAAAAATGGCTGAAGACAAGCGTATCATAAAGGTGATTGTTGAAACCAGACCGGTATTTGCAACGAAAGATGTCCTGAAACAATGCACCGAAATTCTCGGTGGAAAGCCATTTGAAATTGCAACGGGACTGGAAACCAGCTCCGATAATATCCGTGCCCGTTCAATTAACAAAGGTTTTACATTTGCGTCCTTCGAAAAAGCAGCGTTGGCTGCAAAAGAGACTGGGACATCGGTCAAAGCATATCTCCTCCTCAAGCCACCATTCCTTTCGGAACGTGAGGCGATTGAAGATATCCTTCAAACCATTGACGACGTTGCTGACAAAGCACAGACGATTTCCATTAATCTCTGCAACGTTCAGCGGGGAACCCTTGTGGAGCAACTGTGGGAAAGGGATCAATATCGACCTCCCTGGCTCTGGAGCATCGTGGAAATCCTGAAAAAGGGCAAGGAAAAGCATCCTGAGCTTGTTATCACATCCGACCCTGTTGGGGCTGGCTCAAAGCGCGGTCCTCGCAACTGCCGTAAATGCAGTCGTGAAATTGCAGATGTCATCAGGGATTTTTCCCTGACGCAAGATACAGCCATCCTGAGCAAAGCTAATTGTGAATGCAAAGGGCTCTGGAAAACAGTTCTCGAACTGGATGACAGGACTTTTGGTTCGCCTATTATGGACTGA
- the pyrI gene encoding aspartate carbamoyltransferase regulatory subunit, whose product MSNPTKEIRVQPIENGTVIDHIKAGQALNVLKILGISGISNGVVSVLINAPGEFGNKDVVKIEGRELRIDEADRISLIAPSATINIIRDFDVLEKKKVEIPAHVAGVVKCINSNCISNSNEPVTSKFEVMNLESGIELRCDYCERVISENIAEHLL is encoded by the coding sequence ATGAGTAATCCTACAAAAGAAATCAGGGTTCAGCCGATTGAAAACGGCACTGTTATCGATCATATAAAGGCAGGACAGGCCTTGAATGTGCTGAAAATCCTTGGAATTTCCGGGATTTCGAACGGAGTTGTGAGTGTTCTTATAAATGCACCCGGTGAATTCGGAAATAAGGATGTCGTCAAGATTGAAGGCCGTGAACTTAGAATAGATGAGGCAGACAGGATCTCACTAATAGCTCCCAGTGCAACTATCAATATTATACGCGATTTCGATGTACTGGAGAAAAAGAAAGTCGAGATTCCTGCACACGTTGCAGGCGTCGTGAAATGCATAAACTCCAACTGCATTTCCAATAGTAACGAGCCAGTCACGTCTAAATTCGAAGTTATGAACCTGGAATCAGGTATTGAGCTCAGGTGCGACTACTGCGAACGTGTAATCTCAGAAAATATCGCAGAACACCTGCTCTAA
- the hxlA gene encoding 3-hexulose-6-phosphate synthase produces MRPIIQLALDILEIDRGIQIAKEALEGGIDWIEAGTPLIKSEGMNAVRLLRNEFPESTLLADMKIADTGALEVEMAAKAGADIVMILGEADDSTIADAVQSAHKYGIRLMADLMNVGNPVARAKELENLGIDIINIHYGIDQQMTGKTPVDIVSKIAEVVSIPVAAAGGLDAENAAQVVKAGAGIIIIGGNIIRSDNVTEAASRIRESVDNLEVTTKATSSAHEQIITLFKEASTPNITDAMHRKGAMRNIHPIVSDVKMVGKAITVQTFEGDWAKTVEAIETAEKGDVIVIYNGSPDIAPWGGLASLSCINRGIAGVVIDGAVRDVDEIRNLKFPLFATNIVPNAGDPKGFGEINAEIRCGGQDVKPGDYIIGDDNGVVVVPKEKAYEIARRANEVRKTEMRLYDEIKRGSTLSEILKLKKWEKY; encoded by the coding sequence ATGCGCCCCATAATACAACTAGCCCTTGACATTCTTGAAATCGACAGGGGAATCCAGATAGCAAAGGAGGCTTTGGAGGGCGGGATTGACTGGATAGAAGCCGGCACTCCCCTCATTAAAAGTGAAGGTATGAATGCTGTTCGCCTTTTAAGGAATGAGTTTCCTGAGAGCACTTTGCTTGCGGACATGAAAATTGCGGACACAGGCGCACTGGAAGTTGAAATGGCTGCAAAAGCCGGAGCCGATATTGTTATGATACTGGGTGAAGCCGACGACTCCACCATTGCTGACGCAGTACAATCAGCTCACAAATATGGAATTCGCCTGATGGCAGATCTCATGAATGTTGGAAATCCGGTTGCAAGGGCTAAGGAACTGGAAAATCTCGGAATTGATATCATCAATATCCATTACGGCATTGACCAGCAAATGACAGGAAAAACCCCTGTTGATATCGTCAGCAAAATTGCAGAGGTCGTTAGCATCCCTGTTGCAGCTGCCGGGGGGTTGGATGCCGAAAATGCCGCACAGGTCGTAAAAGCCGGAGCAGGCATCATAATTATCGGAGGAAACATAATCAGATCCGATAATGTGACTGAAGCAGCGTCCCGAATCCGGGAAAGTGTGGATAATCTTGAAGTCACAACAAAGGCCACTTCTTCTGCACATGAGCAAATAATTACTCTTTTTAAGGAAGCATCGACACCGAACATCACCGATGCAATGCATCGTAAAGGTGCCATGCGCAACATTCACCCAATTGTATCGGATGTTAAGATGGTTGGCAAAGCAATTACTGTCCAGACATTTGAGGGAGACTGGGCCAAGACCGTTGAGGCTATTGAGACAGCGGAAAAAGGCGATGTAATCGTTATCTACAACGGCAGTCCTGATATTGCCCCATGGGGAGGACTGGCAAGTCTTAGTTGTATCAATCGGGGAATTGCCGGTGTGGTGATTGACGGCGCAGTCAGGGATGTAGATGAAATCAGGAACCTTAAATTCCCTCTTTTTGCTACAAATATCGTACCAAATGCAGGAGATCCAAAAGGATTCGGGGAAATCAATGCCGAAATCCGTTGTGGCGGTCAGGATGTAAAACCCGGAGACTATATAATCGGTGATGATAACGGTGTTGTTGTCGTTCCTAAAGAAAAGGCCTATGAAATTGCCAGACGTGCAAATGAAGTCAGGAAAACTGAAATGCGCCTCTATGATGAAATCAAAAGAGGAAGTACCCTGTCGGAAATCCTGAAACTGAAAAAATGGGAGAAATATTAA